The following proteins are encoded in a genomic region of Takifugu rubripes chromosome 21, fTakRub1.2, whole genome shotgun sequence:
- the snx18a gene encoding sorting nexin-18a, whose amino-acid sequence MALRAKALYDFNSENPGEVSVRENEILTLYSEQDIDGWLEGANSKGERGLFPASYVEILRNNTNSTLNNNSCSTSGDTYPDSRYANIPPGGFDASYAPQKVEDKSSGVSTLTQQQQPPAQQQQPYQQASQGSDDDWDDDWDDNSTVADEPGSAGRRYHDFDGNGLSTYRVSTSSMARGNAQHAKSSATVSRNLNRFSTFVKSGGEAFVLGEASGFVKDGDKLCVVMGQYGPEWQENPYPFTCTIDDPTKQTKFKGMKSYISYKLTPTHTQNQVNRRYKHFDWLYARLVEKFPVISVPHLPEKQATGRFEEDFISKRRKGLIWWMNHMTSHPVLARCDVFQHFLTCSSTDEKAWKQGKRKAEKDEMVGANFFLTISTPPAPLDFQEVESKVDGFKTFTKRMDDSALQLSATASEFARKQMSGFKKEYQKMGLSFKVLSQAFEMDQQPYSAGLNQAISFTADTYDAIGDYFAEQPRKDLDPIMDLLGLYQGHLANFPDIIHVQKGALTKVKESQKHVEEGKMDPAQADGINDRCNIISCATLAEIQHFHQIRVRDFKAQMQHYLQQQITFFTRVTGKLEEALQKYDDV is encoded by the exons ATGGCGCTCAGAGCCAAGGCACTGTACGATTTCAACTCTGAAAACCCGGGAGAGGTGTCGGTGAGGGAGAACGAAATCCTAACTTTGTACAGCGAGCAGGACATTGACGGCTGGCTCGAAGGGGCGAACAGCAAAGGGGAGAGGGGACTCTTCCCCGCGTCCTACGTGGAGATCTTGAGGAATAACACCAACTCTACgctcaacaacaacagctgtagcACATCTGGGGACACTTACCCGGACTCCCGATATGCAAACATCCCACCAGGGGGATTTGACGCGTCCTACGCCCCTCAGAAAGTTGAAGACAAATCGTCTGGTGTCTCCACCttgacgcagcagcagcagcccccagcacagcagcagcagccctaCCAGCAGGCCAGCCAGGGGAGCGACGACGACTGGGACGACGACTGGGACGACAACTCCACCGTCGCCGACGAGCCGGGCTCTGCGGGGAGGAGGTATCACGACTTTGACGGCAATGGATTGTCCACTTACAGGGTGTCGACGTCCTCCATGGCGAGAGGAAACGCCCAGCACGCCAAGAGCTCCGCCACGGTCAGCAGAAACCTGAACAGGTTTTCGACCTTCGTGAAGTCGGGAGGAGAGGCGTTTGTGCTCGGGGAGGCGTCGGGGTTTGTGAAGGATGGAGACAAGCTCTGTGTGGTTATGGGTCAGTACGGCCCCGAGTGGCAGGAGAACCCCTACCCCTTTACCTGCACCATCGACGACCCCACGAAACAGACCAAGTTCAAGGGCATGAAAAGTTACATCTCCTACAAGCTGACCCCGACCCACACGCAGAACCAGGTGAACCGCAGGTATAAGCACTTTGACTGGTTGTACGCCCGCCTGGTCGAAAAGTTCCCCGTCATCTCAGTGCCGCACCTGCCGGAGAAGCAGGCCACGGGGCGCTTCGAGGAGGACTTCATCTCCAAGCGGAGGAAAGGCCTCATATGGTGGATGAACCACATGACCAGCCACCCCGTCCTGGCCAGGTGCGATGTTTTCCAGCActtcctcacctgcagcagcacggaCGAAAAGGCCTGGAAGCAGGGGAAGAGGAAGGCGGAGAAGGACGAGATGGTCGGGGCCAACTTCTTCCTCACCATCAGCACCCCGCCGGCTCCCCTCGACTTCCAGGAGGTGGAGAGCAAAGTGGACGGCTTCAAGACCTTCACCAAGAGGATGGACGACAGCGCCTTGCAGCTCAGCGCCACCGCCAGCGAGTTTGCCCGCAAGCAGATGAGCGGCTTTAAGAAGGAATACCAGAAAATGGGGCTGTCCTTCAAGGTCCTCAGCCAGGCCTTTGAAATGGACCAGCAGCCGTACTCCGCTGGGCTGAACCAGGCTATCTCCTTCACCGCCGACACCTACGACGCCATCGGGGATTATTTTGCAGAGCAGCCGAGGAAGGACCTGGACCCCATCATGGATTTGTTAGGTCTCTACCAAGGACATCTAGCTAACTTCCCAGACATCATACATGTccagaaag GAGCCCTGACAAAGGTGAAGGAAAGCCAGAAGCACGTGGAGGAGGGCAAGATGGACCCCGCGCAGGCCGACGGCATCAACGACCGCTGCAACATCATCTCCTGCGCCACGCTGGCAGAGATCCAGCACTTCCACCAGATCCGCGTGCGAGACTTCAAGGCGCAGATGCAGCactacctgcagcagcagatcaccTTCTTCACAAGAGTCACAGGcaagctggaggaggccctgCAGAAGTACGACGACGTCTAG